The nucleotide window TTCTGTCGATCTAGGCGCTTCAATATACTCCAAGCGCCTTGGCGATCTCCTCAGCAACGCCCTTCGACGACGCTGGATTCTGACCCGTGATCATttttccatcaacaacaaccttctcTGCAAGAGGAccttcagcagccttgagatACTTTCCACCACTGACTTCATCCAGTTTCTTTTCAAGACTAAAGTCCATATCCTCCGTGAACTGAAACATTTCCTCACCCACGTCATCAAAGCCAGTGACCTGCTTGCccttcaagatcaactcCCCCGATGCGGTTGTCGCATTGACGAAGGCAGCTGGTCCGTGGCACACAGCTGAGATGACCTTCTCTTGCGAATGGAAGTCCCGGAGGAGGTCTTTCGAGTGTTGATCGTGGACAAGGTCTACCATCGGACCATGGCCCCCGGGGTAAAAGATCGCGTCGAACTCCGAAGAACGACCAGCGAGGTCGCTCAGCTTAAGAGTGTTCTTCCATACTGACTCGTGATGTTCAAGAAAGTCCTTGCACACAGGATCATCCCTAAATAGCTCTGCCGACACAGGATCAAGTGGAGACTCGCCGCCTTTTGGAGTCGCGTAGACTAATTCGGCTACTGGGCTGAGAACGTGAAATGGGTGAGCAAGCTCCGGCTGGTTATATTAGTACCGCTCATTTGAGGCTTGCATACGACAGTCTGTAGATGTGGAGCCCATAATAGGGAATGTCTTCCACTTACCAGAAACCATCCGATCTGCTTCCCTGTCTTAGGGACCTTGTCGGCAGAGGTGAGGACTATAAGGATCTTGGGCTTGGAAGTTGTCATCTTGAAGTTaaaaatttttaattatatgcTGCTGTGTGAAATGAATATGCCAGAGCTGCTCGGTGTTATTGAGAGTGATTGATTGCGTTGGGCttctaatattaaaggagGCTGCTCGGGGTTTATGTACTTAACTCTTGCGATAATCTGTCTTGCAAGTCCCCAAGGAGGAACGGAGTCCCATATCGACTCGGCTCATTCTGTTACGGGTATGGCTCACTTCTCGTTGATGACCGGGTCTAACTCGCATGCTGACTCCGTCGCTCCTTTCGGAAATGTGGACCTACGTGTGACCTCACCCTCTAATATCATAAGCTTCAACAGCCGGACACTACACCCCAAGCAACACAAGAGGGACCAGTACATGGAATGGATCAAGTTAGACACGCGATGTGATTTTGAAGGTTCCAATTTAatcttaactttaaattagtGCGAGCATACCACTCGTCGATTATCTCGGTCTGAAGTATGAGAGGATAAAGATAATGTTAACTTTAGATGCTCTTATACTGCAATGACTAATCACCACTGATCGTATTGCGAGATCATAGATTAGAATTTCATAACCA belongs to Fusarium musae strain F31 chromosome 9, whole genome shotgun sequence and includes:
- a CDS encoding hypothetical protein (MEROPS:MER0038141): MTTSKPKILIVLTSADKVPKTGKQIGWFLPELAHPFHVLSPVAELVYATPKGGESPLDPVSAELFRDDPVCKDFLEHHESVWKNTLKLSDLAGRSSEFDAIFYPGGHGPMVDLVHDQHSKDLLRDFHSQEKVISAVCHGPAAFVNATTASGELILKGKQVTGFDDVGEEMFQFTEDMDFSLEKKLDEVSGGKYLKAAEGPLAEKVVVDGKMITGQNPASSKGVAEEIAKALGVY